The genomic region AAAATAATTTCGCTAGGTTTTTGCTCCAAGCAGATGCGCGTGAGATTATAAGCACTCTCCACTAAGCCAACACCAATTACACTTGCAAAGCTAAAAATTTCACCTCTCCCCGCACAAACAAACATATTTTCTCGCTTTAGATTCTCACACTTATATTATGTTGAGCAAGGAATTTTTTAAGCTCTAAAATTTGTATTTCCTCATAGTGAAACACGCTCGCTGCCAATGCCGCATCAGCACCGCATAAAAATGCGTCCAAAAAATCCTGCATTTTCCCCGCGCCCCCACTTGCGATAATAGGTATAGGCACAAGCCTACTTACCATTTTGATACCTTCCAAATCATAGCCATTTTTCACTCCATCGCAATCCATACTTGTGAGTAAGATTTCTCCTGCACCTCTTTGCACCACTTCCTTGCACCATTCTAGTAAATCCCTCTGCATATCAATGCGCCCACCATTACTATACACATTCCATTTTGGCGTATGAGAATCTAGCAAATCCGCTCTTTTATAATCAATAGCCACGACTATACACTGCGAGCCAAATCTCTTTGCCCCCTCTTCTATAAGTGCAGGATTCTTAAGTGCAGAGCTATTAATGCTTACTTTATCGCAGCCCGCATTGAGCAGACTATACATATCTTCAAGGCTATTTATCCCCCCACCAACGCTAAAGGGGATAAAAATTTCACGCGCCACTTTTTTTACCATTTCAAGCATAATACTACGTTTTTCGTGACTTGCGGTAATATCTAAAAACACCAACTCATCAGCACCTTCATCATTGTAGCGGCGCGCCACTTCTATTGGGTCTCCAGCGTCTTTTAACCCGAGGAAATTTACACCTTTTACCACGCGCCCGTCTTTGACATCAAGGCAGGGAATGATTCTCTTTGCAAAATTCATCAAAATACCCTTTAAGATTCCGTAAAATTAAGGAAAAATGTCTAACTTTTGGTTATAATTATAGCATTTTTGGTTGGGAATTTTATGAGAAATATCACAGACGCGCACAAAGCAAAAAAGCACTTCGGACAGAATTTTCTCAAGGATACCTCCTATATCCACAAAATCATTCAAGCCATTCCCAACGCCCCCTACAAAATGGTGGAAATTGGCATTGGCTTGGGTGATTTGACACAAGAGCTGGCAAAAAGAGATTTTCTCATAGCCTATGAAGTCGATAGTGACTTATGTTCTTTATTTTCTAAAAACTTCCCACATCTGAGTGAAAAGCTAACTCTCATCAATGCAGATGTTTTAAGTCTGCAAGAGAAGCAGAAGTGCGATTGCTGGCTTTGTAATGAGCCTTATATGCTTATTTCAAACCTGCCTTATTATATCGCTACGCATATTATTTTGCGTCTCTTGCGAGATTGCCAATGCAAGTATATTTTGGTAATGACTCAAAAGGAAGTGGCGCAAAAGTTTTGCGCACAGGCAGGGACGCGTGAATTTTGCGCTTTGAGTGTATTGAGTGAGTTTTTTGGGAATCCTATGCTTTTATTTGATGTGCCAAATACCGCCTTTGAGCCTATGCCAAAGGTTACTTCAAGTGTATTTTGCATTGATAAAAGCACAAAAGAAACCCCGAAAAATTTTGATGTTTTTGCTTTTGAAACTTTTCTTAAACTCGCCTTTAGCGCACCACGAAAAAAACTCAGTAAGAATCTGGGCAAGAATTTTAACCCAAAAGAAGTAGATTCTCTTTTTGAACAACTCGCCATTTCCCCTAATGCTCGACCAAATGAAGTCAGCACGCAGCAGTATTTAAAAATCTATCAACAAAGGAGTTAAAAAATGCAAGACAACATAAATGAAAATGCGCTAAATACACATTCGCAGGATGCGCAATCACAAGATATTCCACAAGAGCAAAAAGAAAGCCATTTTAAAAATTTTGCAAAAAAATTTGGAGGCAAAAAAGATTCTCAAAATAGAGATTCCCAAAATCAAGGCATAGAATCACAAAACAGGGATTCTAAAAAGCAAAATAGAGGAGAGCAAAATAGAGGAGATAATGAAGGGCGCTTTTCCCGACAAAGAAACTACAACACCACGCAAGGAACACAGCAGACAAATAAAAATAACATAAGATTTGAAAAACGCCACTGGAGCGGTAAAAATCCTCAACCACAGCAACACCAAAACATCGATGAAGTCAAAGATGGAATCCGCGAAGTGCGCAATCCAAACGAAAAAGACAATCTAGGCTTACACAAAGACCTAAGACGCGGTGTAGAAGCAAACACGAGAATCCAAAAAGAAAGCCTTAACGCACATACAAAACTTAACCTCAACACAAAAGCAAGCGTGAAAATCACGCCTCTTGGCGGACTTGGCGAGATTGGAGGAAATATCACGGTGATTGAAACGCAAAATAGCGCAATTGTCATTGATGTGGGTATGAGCTTCCCTGATGAAACAATGCACGGAGTGGATATTTTGGTGCCTGATTTTAACTATTTGCACGCGATTAAGGATAAAATCGCTGGTGTCATCATCACGCACGCACACGAGGATCATATCGGTGCGGTACCTTACCTTTACAAACAGCTACAATTCCCACTCTACGGCACACCTCTACCACTTGGAATGATAGGAAGCAAGTTTGATGAACACGGGCTAAAAAAATACCGCTCATTTTTTAAGATTGTCCAAAAGCGCAAACCTATCAAGGTAGGTGAGTTTGAAA from Helicobacter himalayensis harbors:
- the hisF gene encoding imidazole glycerol phosphate synthase subunit HisF; translated protein: MNFAKRIIPCLDVKDGRVVKGVNFLGLKDAGDPIEVARRYNDEGADELVFLDITASHEKRSIMLEMVKKVAREIFIPFSVGGGINSLEDMYSLLNAGCDKVSINSSALKNPALIEEGAKRFGSQCIVVAIDYKRADLLDSHTPKWNVYSNGGRIDMQRDLLEWCKEVVQRGAGEILLTSMDCDGVKNGYDLEGIKMVSRLVPIPIIASGGAGKMQDFLDAFLCGADAALAASVFHYEEIQILELKKFLAQHNISVRI
- the rsmA gene encoding 16S rRNA (adenine(1518)-N(6)/adenine(1519)-N(6))-dimethyltransferase RsmA — translated: MRNITDAHKAKKHFGQNFLKDTSYIHKIIQAIPNAPYKMVEIGIGLGDLTQELAKRDFLIAYEVDSDLCSLFSKNFPHLSEKLTLINADVLSLQEKQKCDCWLCNEPYMLISNLPYYIATHIILRLLRDCQCKYILVMTQKEVAQKFCAQAGTREFCALSVLSEFFGNPMLLFDVPNTAFEPMPKVTSSVFCIDKSTKETPKNFDVFAFETFLKLAFSAPRKKLSKNLGKNFNPKEVDSLFEQLAISPNARPNEVSTQQYLKIYQQRS